A part of Salvelinus alpinus chromosome 5, SLU_Salpinus.1, whole genome shotgun sequence genomic DNA contains:
- the LOC139576060 gene encoding unconventional myosin-Ie-like isoform X2 yields MGSRGHYRYHWQSHNVKQSGVDDMVLLSKINEDAIVDNLKKRYMDDYIFTYIGPVLISVNPFKQMPYFGDKEVEMYQGAAQYENPPHIYALADNMYRNMMIDRENQCVIISGESGAGKTVAAKYIMGYISRVSGGGPKVQHVKDIILQSNPLLEAFGNAKTVRNNNSSRFGKYFEIQFSSGGEPDGGKISNFLLEKSRVVMRNPGERSFHIFYQLIEGATGEQKSSLGITSLDYYNYLNQSGSYKVDDINDKSDFQETMHAMEVIGISGEDRGLVLQIVAGVLHLGNINFREAGNYAAVESEEFLAFPAFLLGIDQKRLKEKLTSRKMDSKWGSSMESIDVTLNVEQACYTRDALSKALHSRVFDFLVESINKAIVKVHQEFNIGVLDIYGFEIFQKNGFEQFCINFVNEKLQQIFIELTLKAEQEEYVQEGIRWTPIEYFNNKIVCDLIESKLNPPGIMSILDDVCATMHAVGEGADQTMLQKLRVAINSHEHFNSWNQGFIIHHYAGKVSYDAEGFCERNRDVLFSDLIELMQSSEIAFIRALFPDNLNAEKKGRPTTAGSKIKKQANDLVQTLMKCTPHYIRCIKPNETKKPKDWEESRVKHQVEYLGLKENIRVRRAGYAYRRLFRKFLNRYAILTKESWPTWRGDEKQGVLHLLRAVNMDQDQFQLGHTKVFIKAPESLFLLEETRERKFDSHARAIQKAWRKYVARKKYVQMREEASDLLVNRKDRRRHSLNRNFVGDYLGMDDRPELRQFLAKREKIDFADKVTKYDRRFKGIKRDLILTPKCMYLIGREKVKQGPEKGQVTEVLKRRIDVEKILAVSLSTMQDDLLILHEQEYDSLLECTFKTEFISLLARRFEERTQRKLPLKFGTTLELKLKKENWGFLSGGGSRQVMFVQGQGDVAVTKPSSKTLQVSIGAGLPKNTRPTKKSFTQSRSSVSRTHQNTPTRAAPGPPVAHQNGGPKNTNHMANQRNTSQHSNQRPPSTGNGSRPFLPNNVILKERGSNHPKPNQPNLDCLKVPDQGAAGVQRQSVSRPPPGGGRPKPAPKPKPQVPQCKALYAYDAQDTDELSFNADDVIDIIKEDASGWWTGRLRAKQGLFPNNYVSKI; encoded by the exons TGGAGAGAGTGGTGCAGGGAAGACTGTAGCAGCCAAATACATCATGGGCTACATCTCCAGAGTATCCGGAGGAGGACCCAAAGTGCAG CACGTCAAAGACatcatcctccagtccaaccccCTCCTGGAGGCCTTCGGGAACGCCAAGACAGTGAGGAACAACAACTCCAGCAGATTT GGGAAATACTTTGAGATCCAGTTCAGCTCCGGCGGCGAGCCAGATGGAGGGAAAATCTCCAACTTCCTGTTGGAGAAATCGCGCGTCGTCATGAGGAATCCTGGAGAGAGGAGCTTCCATATATTCTATCAG TTGATAGAGGGAGCCACTGGAGAACAGAAGAGCAGCCTCGGAATCACAAGCCTAGATTACTACAATTACCTCAATCAGTCTGGATCCTACAAAGTGGATGACATCAACGACAAAAGCGATTTTCAGGAAACTATG caTGCCATGGAGGTGATTGGCATCTCAGGGGAGGACCGTGGGCTGGTGCTGCAGATTGTAGCCGGAGTCCTGCACCTTGGGAACATCAACTTCAGGGAAGCAGGGAACTACGCCGCCGTTGAGAGCGAGGAGT tcctGGCCTTCCCTGCTTTTCTGCTGGGGATTGACCAGAAGCGGCTGAAGGAGAAGTTGACCAGCAGGAAGATGGACAGCAAGTGGGGCAGTTCTATGGAGTCCATCGATGTGACACTGAATGTGGAGCAGGCGTGTTACACACGGGACGCCCTGTCCAAGGCCCTGCACTCACGTGTTTTTGACTTCCTAGTAGAG TCCATCAACAAAGCCATTGTGAAGGTTCATCAAGAGTTTAATATTGGCGTGTTGGATATCTATGGATTTGAAATATTCCAA AAAAATGGCTTTGAGCAGTTCTGCATCAACTTTGTGAATGAGAAACTGCAGCAGATCTTCATTGAGCTCACGCTTAAAGCTGAGCAG gaggagTATGTACAAGAAGGCATCCGGTGGACTCCTATCGAATACTTTAACAACAAGATTGTCTGCGATCTCATTGAGAGCAAACTG AACCCCCCTGGCATCATGAGCATCCTGGATGACGTGTGTGCCACCATGCACGCGGTGGGCGAGGGGGCAGACCAGACCATGCTGCAGAAGCTGAGGGTGGCCATCAACTCCCATGAACACTTCAACAGCTGGAACCAAGGTTTCATCATCCACCACTACGCTGGCAAG GTGTCCTACGACGCAGAGGGCTTCTGTGAGAGGAACCGTGACGTCCTCTTCAGTGACCTCATCGAGTTGATGCAAAGCAGCGAAAT AGCTTTCATCAGGGCCCTGTTTCCAGATAACCTCAACGCCGAAAAGAAAGGCAGGCCAACGACAGCGGGCAGTAAAATCAAG AAACAAGCGAATGACCTGGTCCAGACGCTGATGAAGTGCACCCCTCACTACATCCGCTGCATCAAACCCAACGAGACCAAGAAGCCCAAGGACTGGGAGGAGAGCCG GGTAAAGCACCAAGTGGAGTACCTGGGCCTGAAGGAGAACATCAGGGTGAGGCGTGCTGGCTATGCCTACCGCAGACTCTTCAGGAAGTTCCTCAACAG GTATGCCATCCTGACTAAGGAGTCGTGGCCTACATGGcgtggagatgagaagcagggtGTTCTTCATCTCCTACGTGCAGTCAACATGGACCAGGACCAGTTCCAGCTTGGACACACAAAGGTCTTCATCAAAGCACCTGAGTCG CTCTTCCTGTTGGAGGAGACAAGGGAACGTAAGTTTGACAGCCATGCCAGGGCCATCCAGAAAGCCTGGCGCAAGTATGTGGCCCGCAAGAAGTACGTTCAGATGAGGGAGGAAG CCTCTGACCTGCTGGTGAACAGGAAGGATCGGAGGAGACACAGCCTCAACAGGAACTTTGTAGGGGACTACCTGGGTATGGACGACAGGCCTGAGCTACGACAGTTCCTGGCCAAGAGGGAAAAGATTGACTTCGCTGACAAAGTCACAAAATACGACCGTCGCTTCAAA GGCATTAAGAGAGACTTGATCCTGACCCCGAAGTGTATGTACCTGATTGGGAGAGAAAAGGTGAAGCAGGGCCCTGAGAAAGGTCAGGTGACCGAGGTACTGAAGAGGCGGATTGATGTGGAGAAGATCCTGGCTGTGTCtctcag CACGATGCAGGACGACCTGCTGATTCTGCATGAGCAGGAGTATGACAGCCTGCTGGAGTGCACCTTTAAGACCGAGTTCATCAGCCTGCTGGCCCGCAGGTTCGAGGAGAGGACCCAGAGGAAGCTGCCGCTCAAGTTTGGCACCAC ACTGGAGCTGAAGCTGAAGAAGGAGAACTGGGGTTTCCTGAGTGGAGGCGGCTCCAGACAGGTGATGTTTGTCCAGGGCCAGGGGGACGTGGCTGTCACAAAGCCCTCCAGTAAGACGCTGCAGGTCAGCATTGGAGCCGGTCTGCCCAAGAACACAC GTCCCACCAAGAAGAGCTTCACTCAGAGTCGCTCCAGCGTGTCCAGAACCCATCAGAACACTCCCACACGGGCTGCCCCTGGGCCTCCAG TTGCCCATCAGAATGGTGGTCCGAAAAACACCAACCACATGGCCAATCAGAGGAACACCTCACAGCATTCCAATCAGAGGCCTCCGTCAACAGGCAATGGGTCCCGCCCCTTCCTGCCCAACAACGTCATTCTGAAGGAGAGAGGCAGCAACCATCCTAAGCCCAACCAGCCAAACCTGGACTGTCTGAAGGTCCCTGACCAGGGGGCGGCAGG TGTCCAAAGACAGTCGGTCAGTAGACCACCACCAGGAGGGGGGCGACCCAAACCTGCCCCCAAACCCAAGCCCCAGGTGCCCCAGTGCAAAGCCCTTTATGCCTATGATGCTCAGGACACAGATGAGCTCAGCTTCAATGCAGACGACGTCATCGACATCATCAAGGAAG ATGCTTCTGGCTGGTGGACGGGGAGGCTACGGGCAAAGCAAGGCCTGTTCCCCAACAACTACGTCAGCAAGATCTAG
- the LOC139576060 gene encoding unconventional myosin-Ie-like isoform X1, protein MGSRGHYRYHWQSHNVKQSGVDDMVLLSKINEDAIVDNLKKRYMDDYIFTYIGPVLISVNPFKQMPYFGDKEVEMYQGAAQYENPPHIYALADNMYRNMMIDRENQCVIISGESGAGKTVAAKYIMGYISRVSGGGPKVQHVKDIILQSNPLLEAFGNAKTVRNNNSSRFGKYFEIQFSSGGEPDGGKISNFLLEKSRVVMRNPGERSFHIFYQLIEGATGEQKSSLGITSLDYYNYLNQSGSYKVDDINDKSDFQETMHAMEVIGISGEDRGLVLQIVAGVLHLGNINFREAGNYAAVESEEFLAFPAFLLGIDQKRLKEKLTSRKMDSKWGSSMESIDVTLNVEQACYTRDALSKALHSRVFDFLVESINKAIVKVHQEFNIGVLDIYGFEIFQKNGFEQFCINFVNEKLQQIFIELTLKAEQEEYVQEGIRWTPIEYFNNKIVCDLIESKLNPPGIMSILDDVCATMHAVGEGADQTMLQKLRVAINSHEHFNSWNQGFIIHHYAGKVSYDAEGFCERNRDVLFSDLIELMQSSEIAFIRALFPDNLNAEKKGRPTTAGSKIKKQANDLVQTLMKCTPHYIRCIKPNETKKPKDWEESRVKHQVEYLGLKENIRVRRAGYAYRRLFRKFLNRYAILTKESWPTWRGDEKQGVLHLLRAVNMDQDQFQLGHTKVFIKAPESLFLLEETRERKFDSHARAIQKAWRKYVARKKYVQMREEASDLLVNRKDRRRHSLNRNFVGDYLGMDDRPELRQFLAKREKIDFADKVTKYDRRFKGIKRDLILTPKCMYLIGREKVKQGPEKGQVTEVLKRRIDVEKILAVSLSTMQDDLLILHEQEYDSLLECTFKTEFISLLARRFEERTQRKLPLKFGTTLELKLKKENWGFLSGGGSRQVMFVQGQGDVAVTKPSSKTLQVSIGAGLPKNTRPTKKSFTQSRSSVSRTHQNTPTRAAPGPPVAHQNGGPKNTNHMANQRNTSQHSNQRPPSTGNGSRPFLPNNVILKERGSNHPKPNQPNLDCLKVPDQGAAGNGGAWTASNGGIVQRQSVSRPPPGGGRPKPAPKPKPQVPQCKALYAYDAQDTDELSFNADDVIDIIKEDASGWWTGRLRAKQGLFPNNYVSKI, encoded by the exons TGGAGAGAGTGGTGCAGGGAAGACTGTAGCAGCCAAATACATCATGGGCTACATCTCCAGAGTATCCGGAGGAGGACCCAAAGTGCAG CACGTCAAAGACatcatcctccagtccaaccccCTCCTGGAGGCCTTCGGGAACGCCAAGACAGTGAGGAACAACAACTCCAGCAGATTT GGGAAATACTTTGAGATCCAGTTCAGCTCCGGCGGCGAGCCAGATGGAGGGAAAATCTCCAACTTCCTGTTGGAGAAATCGCGCGTCGTCATGAGGAATCCTGGAGAGAGGAGCTTCCATATATTCTATCAG TTGATAGAGGGAGCCACTGGAGAACAGAAGAGCAGCCTCGGAATCACAAGCCTAGATTACTACAATTACCTCAATCAGTCTGGATCCTACAAAGTGGATGACATCAACGACAAAAGCGATTTTCAGGAAACTATG caTGCCATGGAGGTGATTGGCATCTCAGGGGAGGACCGTGGGCTGGTGCTGCAGATTGTAGCCGGAGTCCTGCACCTTGGGAACATCAACTTCAGGGAAGCAGGGAACTACGCCGCCGTTGAGAGCGAGGAGT tcctGGCCTTCCCTGCTTTTCTGCTGGGGATTGACCAGAAGCGGCTGAAGGAGAAGTTGACCAGCAGGAAGATGGACAGCAAGTGGGGCAGTTCTATGGAGTCCATCGATGTGACACTGAATGTGGAGCAGGCGTGTTACACACGGGACGCCCTGTCCAAGGCCCTGCACTCACGTGTTTTTGACTTCCTAGTAGAG TCCATCAACAAAGCCATTGTGAAGGTTCATCAAGAGTTTAATATTGGCGTGTTGGATATCTATGGATTTGAAATATTCCAA AAAAATGGCTTTGAGCAGTTCTGCATCAACTTTGTGAATGAGAAACTGCAGCAGATCTTCATTGAGCTCACGCTTAAAGCTGAGCAG gaggagTATGTACAAGAAGGCATCCGGTGGACTCCTATCGAATACTTTAACAACAAGATTGTCTGCGATCTCATTGAGAGCAAACTG AACCCCCCTGGCATCATGAGCATCCTGGATGACGTGTGTGCCACCATGCACGCGGTGGGCGAGGGGGCAGACCAGACCATGCTGCAGAAGCTGAGGGTGGCCATCAACTCCCATGAACACTTCAACAGCTGGAACCAAGGTTTCATCATCCACCACTACGCTGGCAAG GTGTCCTACGACGCAGAGGGCTTCTGTGAGAGGAACCGTGACGTCCTCTTCAGTGACCTCATCGAGTTGATGCAAAGCAGCGAAAT AGCTTTCATCAGGGCCCTGTTTCCAGATAACCTCAACGCCGAAAAGAAAGGCAGGCCAACGACAGCGGGCAGTAAAATCAAG AAACAAGCGAATGACCTGGTCCAGACGCTGATGAAGTGCACCCCTCACTACATCCGCTGCATCAAACCCAACGAGACCAAGAAGCCCAAGGACTGGGAGGAGAGCCG GGTAAAGCACCAAGTGGAGTACCTGGGCCTGAAGGAGAACATCAGGGTGAGGCGTGCTGGCTATGCCTACCGCAGACTCTTCAGGAAGTTCCTCAACAG GTATGCCATCCTGACTAAGGAGTCGTGGCCTACATGGcgtggagatgagaagcagggtGTTCTTCATCTCCTACGTGCAGTCAACATGGACCAGGACCAGTTCCAGCTTGGACACACAAAGGTCTTCATCAAAGCACCTGAGTCG CTCTTCCTGTTGGAGGAGACAAGGGAACGTAAGTTTGACAGCCATGCCAGGGCCATCCAGAAAGCCTGGCGCAAGTATGTGGCCCGCAAGAAGTACGTTCAGATGAGGGAGGAAG CCTCTGACCTGCTGGTGAACAGGAAGGATCGGAGGAGACACAGCCTCAACAGGAACTTTGTAGGGGACTACCTGGGTATGGACGACAGGCCTGAGCTACGACAGTTCCTGGCCAAGAGGGAAAAGATTGACTTCGCTGACAAAGTCACAAAATACGACCGTCGCTTCAAA GGCATTAAGAGAGACTTGATCCTGACCCCGAAGTGTATGTACCTGATTGGGAGAGAAAAGGTGAAGCAGGGCCCTGAGAAAGGTCAGGTGACCGAGGTACTGAAGAGGCGGATTGATGTGGAGAAGATCCTGGCTGTGTCtctcag CACGATGCAGGACGACCTGCTGATTCTGCATGAGCAGGAGTATGACAGCCTGCTGGAGTGCACCTTTAAGACCGAGTTCATCAGCCTGCTGGCCCGCAGGTTCGAGGAGAGGACCCAGAGGAAGCTGCCGCTCAAGTTTGGCACCAC ACTGGAGCTGAAGCTGAAGAAGGAGAACTGGGGTTTCCTGAGTGGAGGCGGCTCCAGACAGGTGATGTTTGTCCAGGGCCAGGGGGACGTGGCTGTCACAAAGCCCTCCAGTAAGACGCTGCAGGTCAGCATTGGAGCCGGTCTGCCCAAGAACACAC GTCCCACCAAGAAGAGCTTCACTCAGAGTCGCTCCAGCGTGTCCAGAACCCATCAGAACACTCCCACACGGGCTGCCCCTGGGCCTCCAG TTGCCCATCAGAATGGTGGTCCGAAAAACACCAACCACATGGCCAATCAGAGGAACACCTCACAGCATTCCAATCAGAGGCCTCCGTCAACAGGCAATGGGTCCCGCCCCTTCCTGCCCAACAACGTCATTCTGAAGGAGAGAGGCAGCAACCATCCTAAGCCCAACCAGCCAAACCTGGACTGTCTGAAGGTCCCTGACCAGGGGGCGGCAGG TAACGGAGGCGCCTGGACAGCTTCGAATGGAGGAAT TGTCCAAAGACAGTCGGTCAGTAGACCACCACCAGGAGGGGGGCGACCCAAACCTGCCCCCAAACCCAAGCCCCAGGTGCCCCAGTGCAAAGCCCTTTATGCCTATGATGCTCAGGACACAGATGAGCTCAGCTTCAATGCAGACGACGTCATCGACATCATCAAGGAAG ATGCTTCTGGCTGGTGGACGGGGAGGCTACGGGCAAAGCAAGGCCTGTTCCCCAACAACTACGTCAGCAAGATCTAG